The Gemmatimonas phototrophica region CCGGACTATGGGATGTCACGGGCACGCGCTTGTGGAGCGTAGAGCTGCCGCCCGCGAACTGAGCCGCTGGCCCGCACGTTTCGCGCGGTTATCCGCCGGCCATGGCTCCGACAATGAGCAAGGGCTCACGCCCCGTCTGCACCGCCTCCGGCAGCAGGTCATCCGGTGAGGCGAGCGACAGGTCCTGCTCACAGGCGTAAAAACGCACGAATGCGCGTCGCCTGTGCGTACCATGATCACGAATGGTCCCGCGCAACACGGGATAGGCGGCCTCCAGCGCATCCAGCACGGCGCGCAGCGACAGTGGCCCTGTCACCGACAGGGCCAGTTCACCGGTGTGCGACAGCAGCGCGCGCAGTGGCGAAGGAAGCACCACGCGCACCACACGCGCGGCCACGGTGGCTTGCTGGGTCACGGCAGCGTCTGCACTTCCACCGACAACACCGGTGGCAGGTCATGCACAATCGCCTGCCAATGATCACCGCCATCGGGAGACACATACACCTGTCCACCGGACGTCCCGAAGTAAATCCCGCAATCGTCCAGCGTGTCCACGGCCATGGCATCACGCAGCACGTTCACGTAGCAGTTGGCCTCAGGCAACCCGTTCCCCAAGGCCTCCCATTCGTGTCCGCCGGTGCGACTGCGGTAGACACGCAGCTTCCCGTCGGGTGGGAAGTGGTGCGTGTCACTGGTGATGGGCACCACGTACACCGTATCCGGTTCGTGCGCGTGCACATCAATGGGAAAACCGAAATCCGTGGGCAGATTGCCACTCACCTCATACCAGCTGTCGCCACCGTTGTCACTGCGCATCACGTCCCAGTGCTTCTGCATGTACAGCCGTTGCGGGTTGGCGCTGTGCATGGCCAGACGATGCACGCAGTGCCCCACCTCGGCATCGCCGTCGGGAATTTCGCCGGAACGCAGCCCCTTGTTGATAGGCATCCACGTGGCGCCGCCATCGGTGGTACGAAATGCCCCGGCGGCAGAGATGGCGATGTACATCCGCTGCGCATCGGTGGGATCCTGCACGATGGTGTGCAGGCACATGCCCCCGGCACCCGGCTGCCATTGCGACCCCGACCCGTGCTCGCGCAGCCCCGAGAGCTCCTGCCAGCTGGCGCCACCGTCGGTAGACTTGAACAGCGCCGCGTCTTCCACGCCGGCAAACACGGTATCGGCTTCCGTCAAAGATGGCTCGAAGTGCCAGACCCGTTTGAATTCCCACGGATGCGGCG contains the following coding sequences:
- a CDS encoding MoaD/ThiS family protein — its product is MVRVVLPSPLRALLSHTGELALSVTGPLSLRAVLDALEAAYPVLRGTIRDHGTHRRRAFVRFYACEQDLSLASPDDLLPEAVQTGREPLLIVGAMAGG
- a CDS encoding WD40/YVTN/BNR-like repeat-containing protein; amino-acid sequence: MSRVRVLVGTRKGAFILSADGTRTKWTVDGPHFPGWEMYHLKGSPLNPDRLYASQSSGWFGQLVQRSDDGGRSWQAMDNRFAYDGIPGTHMWYDGTPHPWEFKRVWHFEPSLTEADTVFAGVEDAALFKSTDGGASWQELSGLREHGSGSQWQPGAGGMCLHTIVQDPTDAQRMYIAISAAGAFRTTDGGATWMPINKGLRSGEIPDGDAEVGHCVHRLAMHSANPQRLYMQKHWDVMRSDNGGDSWYEVSGNLPTDFGFPIDVHAHEPDTVYVVPITSDTHHFPPDGKLRVYRSRTGGHEWEALGNGLPEANCYVNVLRDAMAVDTLDDCGIYFGTSGGQVYVSPDGGDHWQAIVHDLPPVLSVEVQTLP